One stretch of Gambusia affinis linkage group LG05, SWU_Gaff_1.0, whole genome shotgun sequence DNA includes these proteins:
- the si:dkey-79d12.4 gene encoding zinc finger protein 616: MTVVPSIFFYLLRTLGACKEPHCSLFLISELCSLIFGAFLVISLCNKAQNLIAIAQYQILSTYQMLEMYHKASEYTVEYEVGEDDEEAVTQSDSEEKTSDSCETSENSDSEETALPPPIKNGETCSKCGRGPFRSVKRHLLYCRGVKDKFQCVLCKHYFFTEDALQEHHMPLYLCHSCGQVLPTKNSFSRHPCPRGVKSTLVLFCSESMPKACKICKSFFSSDKALSIHLTNVHASEISTKRYIVADPSLLAGATSVQTQAAKRNLCVGQAHVDPATPPPDTQGSEGVASSTLSILALFENESQEWALMKRMNTGWRSKTPCRCRQCGAIFRQPSFAISHRYLHRGQRSYLCQCGRAFRHQLHLLRHCVQHAEALSYICVGCGDTFSGAKLLTRHINGKPWRGNQRGRTAKESENKRCRMPLMCDCGLVFLRPSAYIWHQLKNRTKRKNL, from the coding sequence ATGACTGTTGTCCCATCAATCTTTTTCTACCTGCTGAGAACTTTGGGGGCATGCAAAGAGCCACACTGCAGTCTTTTCCTCATTTCTGAATTGTGTTCCCTTATTTTTGGAGCATTTCTAGTCATATCATTGTGcaataaagcacaaaatctgATCGCTATTGCTCAGTATCAAATCTTAAGTACTTATCAAATGTTGGAGATGTATCACAAGGCATCTGAATACACTGTGGAATATGAAGTCGGTGAAGACGATGAGGAGGCTGTCACCCAAAGTGACTCTGAGGAGAAGACGTCCGATTCTTGCGAAACCTCTGAAAACTCTGATTCTGAGGAAACTGCTCTACCTCCCCCAATCAAAAATGGAGAAACCTGCAGCAAGTGTGGTCGGGGACCTTTCAGGTCGGTGAAGCGCCATTTGCTTTACTGCCGTGGTGTGAAGGACaagtttcagtgtgttttgtgCAAGCACTACTTTTTTACTGAGGACGCTCTACAGGAACATCACATGCCTCTGTATTTGTGTCACAGCTGTGGTCAGGTTCTCCCCACCAAGAACTCATTCAGCCGCCACCCGTGTCCCAGGGGAGTCAAATCCACGTTGGTGCTCTTCTGCTCCGAGTCGATGCCGAAAGCatgcaaaatatgcaaatcCTTTTTCTCATCTGATAAGGCTTTATCAATCCATCTGACCAACGTTCACGCATCTGAAATCAGCACCAAGCGGTACATCGTTGCTGATCCATCTTTGTTGGCAGGAGCCACAAGCGTCCAAACCCAGGCTGCTAAGAGGAATCTATGTGTTGGTCAGGCTCATGTAGATCCCGCCACCCcacctccagacactcagggctCCGAGGGAGTAGCTTCTTCGACGCTCTCCATTCTCGCCCTGTTTGAGAACGAGAGCCAAGAGTGGGCTCTGATGAAGCGGATGAACACAGGATGGCGCTCTAAAACCCCCTGCCGCTGCAGGCAGTGTGGCGCCATCTTCCGACAACCCTCCTTCGCCATCAGCCACCGCTACCTCCATCGAGGCCAGCGCTCCTACCTCTGCCAGTGTGGCCGCGCGTTCAGGCACCAGCTGCACCTCCTGCGACACTGCGTTCAGCACGCTGAGGCCTTGAGCTACATCTGCGTCGGCTGCGGTGACACTTTCTCTGGAGCGAAACTTCTAACGCGCCACATAAACGGTAAACCATGGAGAGGAAATCAACGTGGACGGACAGCGAAAGAAAGTGAGAATAAAAGGTGCAGGATGCCCTTGATGTGTGACTGTGGACTGGTGTTTTTAAGGCCTTCGGCCTACATATGGCACCAActtaaaaacagaactaaaagGAAAAACCTTTGA
- the LOC122831377 gene encoding urokinase plasminogen activator surface receptor-like, translated as MSLNKLHFVALFVGIWLLPKANTLECYKCVPETSGACTTKATCPSEDNQCAAVKIIKYTGGSVSNETNSKQCFQPGDCVGGSINFGSEKTVILSECCTSAQCNTKSASGPKYNPNGKKCFSCEGQQCVRTEICKNDEDYCIKSTRSSQTLKGCASKMMCPEYASEYFRPYIPAGSKCCQGDFCNNASDASAGLLLLFVSLMFLVLFS; from the exons ATGTCGCTTAACAAATTGCACTTTGTTGCTCTGTTTGTCGGGATTTGGCTTCTTCCGAAAG CCAACACCCTGGAATGTTACAAGTGTGTACCGGAAACATCTGGAGCCTGCACTACCAAAGCTACATGTCCCTCAGAAGATAATCAATGTGCagcagtgaaaataataaagtacACAG GTGGTTCTGTATCCAATGAGACCAACTCTAAACAATGCTTTCAACCCGGAGATTGTGTTGGAGGCTCAATCAACTTTGGATCTGAGAAAACTGTTATTCTGAGCGAGTGCTGCACCTCAGCTCAATGCAACACCAAATCTGCCTCTG gGCCTAAGTATAATCCAAATGGTAAAAAGTGCTTCAGCTGTGAAGGTCAACAGTGCGTTAGAACTGAAATCTGTAAGAATGATGAGGACTATTGCATCAAATCAACAA GGTCAAGTCAAACCTTGAAGGGCTGTGCCTCCAAGATGATGTGCCCAGAATACGCATCAGAGTATTTTAGACCTTACATCCCAGCAGGAAGCAAATGCTGCCAGGGAGACTTCTGCAACAACGCCAGCGATGCAAGTGCTGGcctgttgctgttgtttgtgtCACTGATGTTTTTGGTCTTGTTTTCTTAG
- the smg9 gene encoding protein SMG9 — translation MSESGHSQPGMYGQGRRRRRRRGERDGPPGQNLSGPSRDREYQPRERRDGSEDPPGPLIQKTPIILAKPPSERAKPPQNVPVSGAPLLEKPIMLMKARDEGGKPGTPPEVAAQSSGPGPSKVEREGQRPTQPVYQIQNRGMGASASGNAVDPMVGQSKLLHPEKMKHSIKLVDDQMNWCDSAMEYLRDQTDMLVVGVIGLQGTGKSTVMSLLSANTPEEDQRSYVFRPQSQEIKERGGNQSTGIDFFITQERVIFLDTQPILSPFILDHVINNDRKLPPEYNLPHTYVEMQSLQIAAFLFTVCHVVIVVQDWFTDINLYRFLQTAEMLKPSTPSASHDNAGSSGSDDGAEYYPHIVFLQNKSRREDFCPRNVKNMHTVVDKLMAYSHLKYKGTLSMLDCNIFPGLAQEYLDTEVNMFLLPVQENDGEDNLNKTGAGTYPLFSLLPGYRGHPTFSTMVSKLRSQILAMPRCQLSHTILTEKNWFHYAARIWDGVKKSSALSEYSRLLC, via the exons ATGTCAGAGTCCGGTCACAGCCAGCCCGGGATGTACGGACaagggaggagaaggaggcgACGCCGGGGAGAGAGAGATGGACCCCCTGGACAAAATCTGTCTGGCCCTAGCCGCGATCGGGAATACCAGCCGAGAGAACGAAGG GATGGAAGTGAGGATCCACCAGGCCCCCTCATCCAAAAAACACCTATCATTCTTGCAAAGCCTCCAAGTGAAAGG GCCAAACCACCACAGAATGTACCTGTTAGTGGAGCTCCACTCCTGGAAAAGCCTATAATGCTAATGAAAGCCAGGGATGAAGGAGGGAAGCCAGGAACTCCTCCTGAGGTAGCAGCTCAGTCCTCTGGTCCTGGACCTTCTAAGGTCGAAAGGGAAGGTCAGAGACCCACACAACCTGTTTATCAGATCCAAAACCGAGGAATGGGGGCTTCTGCATCTGGCAATGCTGTGGACC CCATGGTCGGTCAGTCTAAACTCCTTCATCCAGAGAAAATGAAGCACAGTATTAAGTTGGTGGATGATCAGATGAATTGGTGTGACAGTGCCATGGAG TATCTGAGGGACCAGACAGACATGTTGGTGGTGGGAGTCATTGGCCTGCAGGGAACTGGGAAATCAACCGTTATGTCACTGCTATCTGCCAACACACCTGAGGAAGATCAAAG GAGTTATGTCTTTAGACCCCAGAGCCAAGAAATTAAAGAAAGGGGAGGCAATCAGAGCACAGGTATCGATTTCTTCATCACCCAGGAGAGAGTCATCTTTTTGGATACACAA cctatTCTCAGCCCGTTTATACTTGACCACGTTATCAACAACGACAGAAAGCTGCCCCCAGAGTACAACCTTCCTCACACATATGTGGAAATGCAG TCTCTTCAGATTGCCGCCTTCCTGTTTACTGTGTGCCATGTCGTTATAGTGGTTCAAGATTGGTTTACTGACATAAACCTGTACAG GTTTCTGCAGACTGCTGAGATGTTGAAGCCTTCCACCCCATCTGCAAGCCATGACAACGCCGGCTCCTCCGGCAGCGATGATGGTGCAGAGTACTATCCTCATATTG TTTTTCTCCAGAATAAGTCCAGACGCGAGGATTTCTGCCCGAGAAATGTTAAGAACATGCATACGGTGGTGGACAAATTGATGGCATATTCTCATCTTAAATACAAAG GTACATTGTCTATGTTGGATTGCAACATTTTTCCTGGACTGGCACAGGAATACCTTGATACTGAAGTCAACATGTTTCTGCTTCCGGTCCAAGAAAATGATGGAGAGGATAACTTGAACAAAACag GAGCAGGAACATATCCACTGTTCTCTCTGCTGCCGGGTTATAGAGGTCACCCCACCTTTTCCACCATGGTCTCCAAGCTCCGCAGTCAGATCCTGGCCATGCCTCGCTGTCAGCTATCCCACACCATTCTCACTGAGAAAAACTG gttTCACTACGCTGCTCGTATCTGGGACGGTGTTAAAAAGTCATCGGCCCTCTCTGAGTACAGCCGCCTCCTCTGCTAA